tcattaataatatatatactctatacatgtactgtatatacattttctttgtATTCTGAATGTTTTACCATGGTTATTTCCAAGTACAATATTGTATTGGGTTGTCAATAATACGTCATAAAATGTGAAGAATGTTAGTACACATATTTGGATCATTTTAATgagttaaatattaaatttttttAACAATAAAACATGCTGTTTTCCTGTTATTACACTGCATACGCATGCACAATATATATAACCATCTACAGTTTTGTGCACcgtaacgaaccactaagctgttCTAAACGAGCAAGAAAACATTGGTGCATAGATGCACCAAACAATGGCAGAGTGCTATGGCTGTCTACGTTGCACTGTGAACATCATAAACAACGTTGTGTTCAccgatatctgaacattgtacatagTATCATAAAAGATCCTGACTtagtctttatcaatcatcacaaAATAGCCATAGTTACTTATATGTGTATTTTGTAATTTTTAAGGGATGCTGTGGTCATAAGCTGGACAGCAGTACTGTTAGCTTATGCTGCATGTACTACCCTTGGTTGCTTACTCACTAAAAAGGACTTTACATCCAGGAACAGTGTTCAtgaccctccatccctccctcccataaTTGTGTCTGCATACTGGAGGCCTGAGAAAGCTGAtgcgagtcccccccccccccatgtacttGTGGGAGTTTTAAGTCTTGCGCTGTACCTTAATACTTCCCCAAATGTCGCAGTTTGCAACTATACCTCCAGATGAGATGCACAGTGGAAGGGTTAACAGTGAATAACCCATTTCTTAAGGATacataaaatatttgtttattttctATTTTATTACAGGATTCTGTGGAAATCTACAGTATGTCCCTACTGACTACCGCAGCACCACCTGAGGACTAGGGCTGAAGACTGCAGCACTGTTGTACACAGATTATTGTGTAGAATTTAGTTCTCTCTCAAATGCATTAGCAGCAGAAGCAGTTTATGAGCTTGTTGAAGTAGTTTATGAGTACGGTGAATGGATTTGGGGTGGTGTGATGGGTGGCACCTCCTGGACACCGGCTGTCAAGTTAACGTGTCGTTCAGGGCATCTGGGTGGCTACCCTCGGGCAGCATTTGAGTGAGACTTCCGGTGGTGACCGGAAGTGACTTTTGGGACTGTCTAAGACATGGACAAAGGCTTGTTATGTAGAGCACAGGATACGTGACCGGATGTGGTTTGAGGAATATAATAAATACCAACGCAACCAAGTAGTGGGGCATCAGTGCAATACATCAAACAAGGCAGAGGGCCATGACCCATGGTGGCCTCAACTGGCAAAGTCAAAATTGTTTCGACATGTCTAAGCaggttgcttcacactcccccttctTTCCAGTGCCGTGCAAACGTCCTTGGTGAAGTTGGAAGTAGTTTGTGAGTCTTATGAGTGACTAACATTGGctgataatttgagagagagagagtgtgagtgagtgtattAAGGGAAGTCTTTGCAGATGGGTATTTAAGGTTTAGGATGTGACCAGCAGATGCTGGTGTGTATCACGGTTTGTGACTAGGCGGTGTTGGGGGCTGGTGTAAATTTTATGAaattttgtatatacagtatatattgaaTATATAGATTAATGCCTAGCTGTGTTTAGATTATCCCTAGTGTTCCTTGCCAAACCAGTAGCTTCATTGTAGGACGACTGGTGTATGCTGATGATTAATATATCAGTATGTACCATTCCTCCTACAATGAAGGAGGAATGGCTTGGCAAGGAACACTAGGGATAATCTAACCACAGCTAGGCATTAATCTATATATttagtatatactgtatataccaaATTTACACCAGCCCTCAACACCGCCTAATCACAAATTGTGATACACACCAGCATTTGCTGGTCACATCCTAAACCCTAAATACCTATCTCCAGAGACTTCCCTTAACACACACTCAAATTATCAGCCAATGTTAgtcactcataatacccatacatgCGACTCACGAACTACTTCCAACTTCACCAAGGACGTCTGCACGGCACTGGGAAGAACGGGGTGTGTGGAGCAACCAGTTTGGACATGTCAAAACAATCTCAGCTTTGCCAGTTAAGACAACCATGGGTCCTGGCCCTCTGCCTTGTTTGATGTACTGCACTGATGCCCCACTAATTGCTTGTATTGGCATTTATAAAATTCTGCAAACCACATCTGGTCACCTTTCCTGCGCTCTACACAAGCCCGTGTCAATATCTGACTGTCCCAAAATGTTACTTTGGGTCACCACAGGAATGCCGTTGGAAGGTGCCAACTGCCACACCACCCTAAATCCATTCACTACACTCAAACTACTAAACACGCTCAAAAGGCTTCTAAGAAAGACCTACTAATTAATTTCTCCACAATAATCTGGGTATACCAACACTGGTCATGGATGaccaaaccccacaccagaagatgatgaaactacgacgttttggtccatcctggacaattatcaagtGGTATGTGATGGGAGAGAGGAAGGCATGGGCAATAAATAAGGAAAGAGTGAGGTGGGAAGCATGAAGAAACAgaaggtaagaataggatgaaggAAGAAAGGGATAGGTAGGAATATAAGTGGGTAAGAAAAATGGGGGTAGAGTAATGTCAGGTCATGAGTGTTAGGaaggttagagcatttgagtatgtactATGAAAGGAaagaatcaacaacaacaaagccaggactaaggctCATGTTCGGTATGTTGTGTATCGGAGCCAATTCAACACGGCGGCATGTGTGAAGAATATtatcaggaaagattattttagaagaccaatcaatagaatGATTcgagtccctaacatgacagaagagagcattgtttgtgtctgcaggctTATCAAACCTTTTATATTCCTCAAGTCTTTTTGCATTCCTTAAacgacagacttaaggaacacaaaagtgTTAAGTCAACAGATACAATGCTCTCttttgtcatgttagggattctaatcattgtTTTGATTGGTCTTCTTCTAAAATCTTTCCTGATTCTACTCTTCACAGATGCCATTTTGTCGAATCGGCTCCGATACACAACATACCgaacatgaaccttagtcctggctttgttgttgtcgactcttccctttcacagtacagaCTCAAATGCTTTAACCTTCCTAACACTCGTGACCTGACATTACTCTACCCCCCTTTTTCTTACCCTCTTATTCTTTCCTATCCCTTTCTTccttcatcctattcttaccttcTGTTTCTTCATGCTTCCCACCTCACTCTTTCCTTATTTATTGCCCATGCCTTCTCCCTCATCGCATACAACTTGATAactgtccaggatggaccgaaacgtcgtagtttctTCATCTTTTGGTGTGTGATTTGGCATCATATCTTCTGCCACATTTTTTTGCGACTCATTGTCGGCACTGGGACTAAAGACTGCAGCAGAGGACTGCACCACTGGCCGAAGACTTCAACCAGTGGTACAGTCCTCTGCTTCAGTCTTCAGCTGCAGTCCTCAGCCATTGTTGCAGAACTGGCCAAGGACTGCAACCAAACTCTGTACCACCGGCTGGCACAACTTGCTCTACAATGAAAATTTCATCAATTTTTACTTTAGTCATTGATTTCAATTTCCATTTAAAGCTTAAAGCATCCCTACAGCAATATTTAGAAAAACTTTAAAAATGTAAAAGAATGGATTGATATAAAAAAATTAAGATTTACTTGaattttgattcaattattagAATTAAAATGTAAAACACAAATGTCATTAATGAACACTGCAATACACTGTATGTAAACAACATTGGAAGTAGTATACCTTTGAGATGAGAATTAAACAATTCTGTACAAAAAATATTGCATTCatgtattttcataaatttctAGGCACTAGTTATGAAGGCACATACCTCAAAACTCCATTTTCATCCTTAAATATTGATCTTCTGGAAGCATCTGACATAAGGTTGACAAGAACGCCTGCACACACGTACACCAACTCTCGGGAATCACAGTCGAGCATCTCCACCAAAACTTCCAATACTGTACATGGCAAAAAAGTAAAATGCTAAGTTCAGTCGAACGCTTATTCAAACATATACTAGGTAAGAAAGGAGGCAGAATTCCTATACATTTAGCAAAACAGACTTTCATTAACTAGCCAAGACGTCTTTAATAGTTAATCtaacatttcacttttgtaaactTCACTTAGATGCTATGACCTTTTCACACAGCACTATCTCTGGGTTTTTAAGAGGAAAATGTATTTGAAATGAAAAATAAGCAAAACGCTGTAAAATTTAATAAcagtattgtattgtatagtattaatgtatactgcaACCTCCAGCGATATAATCAGAGACACTATCCTACTtttaaacagatttaaaataaataaaaagaaaCAGAAAAACCCTTCTCTAACATTCTagggaaattaaaaaaaaatcataacaAATCAAACAAACGGCAGTATTATACTAGCGTCTCGTTAAGAAAATGTATCAGAGTTAAATAAATTCTTTAAATCAATTTGGGATAACCTTGCCAGAAATATTCCAGACTAAATTGTTTATTACATGTCTCACTAAAAGCTATTCCTAATTTAATATACCTATTGCTAATTATTCTAATGAATATCTCCCCAACTCTCAAAAGAATCTCTAATCAATCTCAAATATTTCCCGGTACACTACAAAGATAAAAAGTAACTCTTCTGCACAAAGTCAGTGGTACTGCTGACAAATAAGTACATACTGATATGAAATCTACCAATACAATACTATAAAGAATATTTGAAAATATTATACACAAGGAGTTGTATTTCTACCTTGTGAAGCTCTACATATTATACTCCACCATCCAATCTGGCTAAAGAAGCCACAAGAATACAAATGATGCCATAAGTTCACTTATGGCATGCAATATACAACATAATTTGATAAAGAGACCAAATGGGAATTGAAGTATGGCATTCGATACCATTAATCACAACGTATACTACCTTCAGCACTGAAATTCAAGGCAACTCTGTCAATTATATTCAATCATATCTCGATATAGTCATCAAAGTAAAAGTTGGGGAGGTTGTCTACTACAGGCAGCATAACAGGACCTCTTGTATTTCATATAttgcatacagtactgtatatcaatGACTTGCCAAATACATTTAGCCATCTAACCTATTCCAGGTACTAATGACACTACTGTACTTTCATCTCCTTTAGTCTTAACACAGCCAAGAAAGTATCTAAAATTAGTTGGCATTTTATTTGCCATATTTTGCTCTTCTCACATTATTTCACTTAAAAATTTTGCCCTATGGTATCTGTGGACGAGGCTTGATCAATCACCTAAAAACCCATTGTCATCCATCATGTATTCAGACAACATACAGTCCCTCTGAACATGACGAACACATCcacccatacattctcctgtgctcTTTACACTTGCAAGGCCAATACCTCAACGTTAACCCTAAATTCAAACTATTCCTAGATAGATATACTGTAATAGAATTCATGAATATCATGCAAGAAATAaatatattcccccccccccccccccctctgaagtCCAACTAAATGTATGCAGCACACCATGCAAATAAAAGCCCTATAAAAGCCAACTCACTAATCATGTAAAGAATTGCTACTGTACCTGCATTACAGTATTAAAGAACAATAAACCATCTGAAGGTACATTGTGCCATTATTGTACTTTACTTATTACAGGTACTGTATTACACAAATTTAACTTTTATAACCAATATAATTTTAAATTATTACCTATAATATACCCACTAGCTTTAATTTAAAACTCACTCAACCCATCCtcggaccaagtccattctatcctcATTCTATCTAtcaaccccaaagacgcatttatcaattttaacattctgttcattcaaaacagaacttttctcaaatataaattatatatattataatatattagcatattgtgcatatataggcataggttaggttaggtgtttaggttctgttggcgattatttgtatttccagtacgtacatgggtgaagcatttacagcgttgtagttcgaacaaaagtcgtcagcgaagcacttgttccggaagtgttcggacgtcatcagtcgtgagtcgtgtgtaaatcgttatacattcataaacggggtttggtgggtgcatggaatggactttggagtCTTTGTTTAGAGCACGGGCTGaacttattatattttttacTTCAAATTACTGCAAAATATCAGTTTATATCTCAAATAGTTTGTTAGCCACAAGTCTTGGCCAAAAGACTATGCCTATCAGTGGCTTTCTGacaaagtaaatatatacaaaaaaaatttTTTACAACCTAATGTTATTTTATGTTAAGTATTTTAAATAATTCAGGACAAATTTGAACACTAGCTCTTGTGTCTGAAGGCACAAACTTACCAGCACGCTTGGTGAGTATGTCTCTGATGTCCCTAAAGTGTGTGAGGTTGCCAAACACACGGATGGTCTCCACTAGTCCTTCTACGTGGTCCATGGGCAGCATCTCGCACAGACCTGCAACGAACACCTTGTGAGGCCAGTGTCTGTAGCACGTAGCTCCGCAGTCATTTGGCACAAACAGCCCCCCAAGTATTTTCATGAATTGCTTTTTGTCACACTAAGATTAGAAGAATTGATTCCATATTACTTCCTCCTCATTTTATTACCATTCTCAGTATCCTGTAATATTGCTTCAAAGTACCTCTTacttgccccctcccccacccccccaaatcACCTACTTCATCCTTTATCTTTCAAGCTCCTTTGCTCATTTCTCTATTCATCTACCTGTGTATTTCCCCTTCTTCACTGCCTGTTCTTTCCTTTTCCAAAACTTTCAACTTAACTGTGTGTGTAGAGAGCCGAGTTGGGCTCATCAATAATTTATGGAGACTAAGTTTCTTATGTGTACTATGATAGAAGGTATTAGCTCTGTTCTAACAAATATACATTGCTTTATATTTATACAACcccactctcactccctctctttcTTACACTCTGCTAGCTGTGTGTGCAAGGCAGAGATGGGCTGGTCACGAGTGTAGAAGGTCAGATTATTGAGGGTAGCAAGGGCCGACAACACGAGCTCCTCACTCTCATCTACAGCCTTGTGTTGGAGCACGGAGATCAGCAGCGAGAGACAAGTTCTCGAACGAGCCAGCACGGGCCCCACACGTGCATGCACCGATACATTGGCCAGTACCCGGATCAGCTGTTGGTCAGAAAATAGTCAATTTTGCAATTGTTGCAATTGACTGTAATGTGATGCGAACAAAAGTAGCTCACCATGTGCACAAGTTTCTGGTTTTTATCACTATTGCCATTATTATTAAACATTATTATCTTAAATAAAGCTCAATTTAAGATTAAGTTATGCCTATAAAGTCTTCATCAAATGTAACGTTATAAAATGTAAACTTTAATAAAACCTTTAGACTTGCATTCAAAACCTCATCTTTAGTAAACTGTTCTCAACTTGGTGCTTCTCTACATTAATGTCAGCACTTTGTGCTCTGTGCAGCCACCCAATCATTATTTTCACCATTTTAATCGTTTACCATGGAAGTAGTATCAGCAAAGGCAAAATTGTGTTAGTAGAAGTTATTAACCAGCTATGGTACAGGTAAAATAAGCATGCATTTAATGAAGAGAATGACATCAATGAACTTTGATGGGAATAGCTGCAGCAATAGATAACCAAATAGCAAGGACTATACAATCATAAATATCAGAGTCAAAGAAACTAAATCAGAGGTACTAAACAATGGAGCCATCAACAGGATCTCAGGGCACAGACTTTGACCCTAACACCATTAGTGAAATTAAATAACAGCCATTGTTAAAGCCACAGAATACAAACCTTGACCATGACATCCTCCGGGGTCCCACTAGCAGGGGTGAGATTATCTATGATCTCTTCAGCCTGGTGGTGGCGATCGCGTCGCAGGTACTCCATTAATAGATCCAGCAGCGTCTCTGTGAACCCATCTTCGCTGAACAGCTAAGTGGGACAAGGATTTATTTGTTAAGGACATCCATACAGAGTAGTTACTCATGGTGGGGCAAATTGTAAAATGTATGGTAcaagtatactgtatatacatatggTAGTTGGCTGACTGGTTCCTTTACTTTATTTTGTTAAtccaatttgtttatattttatgaattaaaacATCTCTTGTATTAATGATATAAAAAAAACactgatatatatgtatataattttcTGACTATCCTTTCTCAAATATGTCATTACCATTTCTACTGTAGATCAGTGTTACTGTGACCATCTATTACTACATTTCTCTCTCTTACCTTCCATCTAGCATCATCAGAGTTGGCCATCATGTTGCCAAGGGCATAAGCCAACCTCACCACTATGGCTGGGGATGTGGCATGGCGGCGAAGGGCAGCCACCGCAGCAGGTAGAGTGGCAGGGTGGGCAGCGGCAGCAGCACAGCACTCCTCGTGGGTGGAGATGATGCTGTAAACGAtgcacttatttttttttttttaacgaggCATTTTAAGGAACAAAAGTTTAGGGATACTTGGATTCATATATAAAAACATTAGTATTAAAGCATCTAATGTTATTATTTCCCTTGTCAGGACccctttagattatgcagttcagttttgtgaACCATACAATAAAACAAGTGTAATTTCCTTGAAAGTGTGCAGAGACGGATGGTCAAACTAATTTTGGGCATTAGGAACTTCCTTTATCAAAGAGATTAAGAAAGCTTAAATTTACATTCACTgtaaaggtgaagagtaaagtgGATATGATCCAAAAGGCCTCGTGTCATTTCCTTTATTATCAAAATCTAATGCACCTCAAGCTTAATTTTTTCATGCTTCTTTTAATTGCTGCAGGTACTAGTAATGTTACTTTTACAGTAAAGTTAAATATTATTTTACAAGCCTTAGTGTACCTGTCAATACTCTTTATCATGAAATATAACAATATTTAACAGATGGAATTAAGTTCagcagttacaaaattcaatgctatTCCATTTAGTAATTAAGTCTCACTACACTGGTTTATATTCACCGCCTGGTTTGCTGTTATACAGGTATATTATTTTGGACTTTTCTTAAAGATAAATCTATACTGTACATAAATTTTGAGAAAAAAAATTAATGTTGTTCTGTACAATACTACACACAacaattatctgtaatttgctttTCAAATAATACCATTTTCTTTTACAATGCAAGAGGAGGAGAAGACGGTGTTGACCCCATCAGGAGTATGGCTCCTTAGCcagtgggaagtgggaggcaTTTATTTAGATTAAAGTTCTTCTGGTATGAAACATTTTAAGTGACTAAAAGATAAACCAAACTACTCTGGTAAGTCATATGAAAATTATGACACTTACTTGAACCTTTGCAAGAACCTCAGGTATGAGGAATTTGTAAATGAACATAAAAATTCAAGCATGAGAGATAACAATTTATGACAAAACTATATCTAGACAATGGAATGGAGAATTCCAAGCAGTAATTCAGAATTCTAATAATAGTCTTTGAACCCTTCCACAGGATCACAGAATGACAAAATGGGTTCATTGCACACTAGGCCAACACCACAACATCAATTTGCTTCATACCACCAGGAATCCCTTCAACACACACTATGCTATGCTCAGCAATTCACAAAGCACCACCGCATTAAATTaatacacactgtaccacaatgtTAGTCCACAAGTTACCAAAATGAGACCCTTCAGTGCATTTTACACCATAGTATCAACTCATATACCAGGAATCTTTCAATGCACCCTACACAAAAGAACTGAATCACAACTCCTCTTTAAAAATTCCTTTATGCACCTAAGTATCCTGACGACGTTGGCAGTGACATCCTGGTCATGAGAGAAGTGGTCAAGGAGGGCACACACTTGAGGAACAGCACCGGTCACCAGCAGGAGTGGAAATGTCCTCTCACAGCTGCTTACATGGCGAAGTGTCCCTGTCAGCTGCACCAAGGCATAGTGGGTCTGTTCTGGCACACTTCCAGTCTCTTGTTGCTGTGGCAGAAGGACCAGGTGGTGAATGGAATAAAATATGTGGCACAATAGGTAAAAcaggtgtactcgcctagttgtgcttgcgggggttaagctttggctctttggtcccgcctctcaaccataaatctactggtgtacagattccagagcttctcaagctccatcatacctacatttgaaactatgtatagagtcagcctccaccacatcacttcctagtgcattccatttactaactactgaaaaagtttttttgaatgtctctatggctcatttgggtacttagcttctacctgtgtcccctcgtgtgtgtactacctgtgttaaataagccatccttgtctaccttgtcaattccagaGAATTTAAATTCTCCGATTTAAGAATTTTTCCGAGTGTAGTGAATGATGCAAGCACAATAACCGATAAACTGGTTGGTGGGTTAAGAAGAGACAGTTTATGTTTGTACTAGTACTGAAACATTCAGTagagaaaataaaaataggaTATAAATGCTATTGTAATTATGTACAAAGTATTAGATGAAAGTGAAGCTGTGGAGGCTAATAGGTCCCCATAAATAACAGCGAAGTCTTCAATATGCCATTTTATCTACTAGGCCAAGACAAATTACCTTCAATGTACATGTTGGTTAAAGTCCTAATGATTTACTTTTATAAGTTGTAATTCACACTAGAAATAATTTATAGATACAATTTTATTATATGCATGCATGCAGCTATATACAAAAAACTAGAAACTCCTTTCACCAGCCAAGCTGTCACTTTTATTCATTATCTCTCCATCTCATTTAACCTATCActttttcttgctctctctcactTAGTCTTTCTAGTCAACTGAATCTTTCCTATTACATATTTAAACCAAGGGTCACTATTGCCACTTATTTTCCTATCTTCTCATCTCTTCTTTTTCCCAGTGTATCTTTTAGCTTTCTGCCTTCCACCTTAGCCCAATTACTCACATGGCTAACAATCAGTTTCATATGCAGGACAAGAAGCTCCAAGATTCCCCTGTTGAGTAACCTGGAGACGAGCTGGGAGTTCATTGTGAGGAATTTGAGGGCACCGTAGCCATAGACACAGGCTTCAGGCTGGTCAAGGGGTGGTACACAAGCCACGGCCTCCAGCAGCAGGTCAAGAAGGTTTCCTTCCAGGAAGAGGGCATCATTAGTGTCATGGCGGGTCACCTTAAACACCAGCTTGCAAACTGACGTCAGGTTGCTGCCAGACACTTTGAGCTGAAAAGTCAATTATCAAGAATTAACTTGTTTGATTACCAATTACAGTACCATCACAGCACCTCAGGTGCTatgataaacaaaaaatcatcacaCTGTGTAGAGTATCCTGGGTGTAACTCGCCCTTTATCCCCTAAACAAAATTAATTCACTTTTACcccctttgtttacatttattgttAAAAAATGGGATTATACAAGTGACTAATCACTAGTGTTATGCAAGGTATAGGTTACATGACGACCTGAGGTTACAGGAAGGTCTGTTGTTAACTGTGAGATGGTTTAAGTCTATATTAAATATGAATAACTAGTTTTTGTTcctaaaagttaaaaaaaaaaaattgcctaaAATATCTCCATAAGTACTTTCGAACATGCTAGTTATAAAGTCAACAAATTAGAAATCCAAACCATATCACACATATAACTATTCCTGCATAAAATAATTAGCTCGGGGTACAAGACACATGGGGttactgtatgcaaaattaaCTAGTTTTGTTGGGACAAAGCCTACATGCATGCATGTACTGGGTATATACATATGTACATGcatactttaggcttgtattgaTGTCCCCCTAAGGTTGAACTACTGATCCTTCCCagggatgcaacccccacaatagttgcctaactcctgggtacctatttactgcaaggtgaacacacacactagttgaaagaaacgtgctcaaccatttctgtcctgtctCAGAATCAAATCACAGTTTCCTGATTGCGAGTCAAGAACAAAGCCAACTAATACAATTTGAATTATTTAAGGGATTGGATTCACAAAATGACTCCAGGACTCAAGTGACTGGAGTTGCACGAGAGACTGTGGAGACCTAAGGGACTTGTATTGTACTTTTGAAGAAATATGTGACAACAGGCAAATTAAAATAGAAGTCCCTTGGATAGCCACAATCTCTTGTGCAGCTCTAGTCTCTGGAGTCACCGAGAATCCAATACCACAACTAATTCCAGTCTGTTGTATAGCCTCAGCCCCTTATGACCCTATATTTTGTATACAGCAACTTGGTGCTTCTTGTAACTCCAGCTATATATGCAACCCCTTTTCCCCCACATAATATGAGACCTTTATGTAACCTAATTCACCTAATGTAATGTATTCCCATGGCATACCTGTCCAAAGCAAAATCCAAGTGCTTTCATATAACCCATCTCACATAAATTGTACGCCCCTATGTAATCACAGTCCTTCGTAAAACTCTTTCCATATAAAACCTAAGATATGACATGATATATGATATAAAACCCAAGCATTTAAAACAATCCTAGCACCATTTATAACTTCAGTTTACCTGTAATCCATTATTtaacatttttttctttttttttttagctttgatgtccaaaTAACTTGGAGaggatgtgggaggaagaaggatggggcgatgaaattcttggaagaggatctAGATGTGGAGAGAGGCTTGAAAGTTTGGTAGCCTTTCCACCGCGGATTGTAGATGTTTTTTCGGCCTAAGCCTGTAGCTTGAGTTCTTCTTATtcggcaggaggctagtggtgaggcggtGTCATGTCAtcctggttcacttgaggtgTTTTGTCTGGCTTGGAGGTGTCGTCTTCCCTATTGAGAtggtgagaggtaagttcactGTTGCTTGGTGGCACCTTGGCAGGGAGGTATTTGCATGTACTTTCCAAATGACAGCGGTGGTATTGGAGTTCTTATCGGGTCTTTGTATTTGTCCAAGAAAGGCATTTGTCCTTTCTTGAAATTGAATTTTGGGTCGATGTATTCTCTCTTCAGGGAAGTGAGGTCTACATATTGTTCCACGGTCTCCTGGTGGACAAAGATAGGGTGAGGAAAGGCAGAGTTGCCTGTGAAGGCTTCGATGAGCCGGTTGCATTCTAAGGCAATGACTATTCTTGTGCTGCTGTTACCATTGAAAATGTCGTCATCATGAAGGAAGATGCTAAAGTAGGGTTTTTTCTTGCTTGACCTGCTTGGGTTTGGATCAAAGTCTGGTGCTACGTATGTAATGATCTTTGCCATATTGGCTGGATCAATTGGTTCCTCTGGTTGTGGATCAGATTCTGATTCTGAATCCGATTCTACTTGTTGGCGTTTTGCTTTCCTTTTCGCCTGTATCACCCGCCTGTTGACGGAAGGTGTTGAGGTTTCCATTGGTTGTTGGGTTGACTGGTCTAGGATGGAGGTGGACTGTGTGGAAGTTGATGCCTGGGTAACTGGTGTTGCTGAAACTGGTGTTGGGTCTGcctcaggggaggggggggggtggaagtggCATGGTTTCGGTTGCAGGTGATGTTGGAAGCTGGTCTGTTTGGGTTGAAGCAGCAATTGAAATTTG
This genomic window from Procambarus clarkii isolate CNS0578487 chromosome 62, FALCON_Pclarkii_2.0, whole genome shotgun sequence contains:
- the LOC123753755 gene encoding armadillo repeat-containing protein 2 isoform X4; the protein is MPEETEEGEEPGRTPRKTLGIPPRSSTLTTLHSLSSQDSEDKEENENSHNSSPSPESRPDDIKKVRLVGGSESITSSPLFQQLLNNVDLEVSDLESSLRLRREFHPTGQTPQVSGAPPEPARLLTEPRPPLLQSRIIGQVDDPLLAAKIGLKPPARVKKLERKKSISKRPGVDRDWRHAIEGRSSNQSTESEEAESEARSLDVAAPREAAVDQTVYYEEKIAPILDEINRAVGCAGIGEDVLGELVGKLYTCLEAGGLLGRHFRYRSQVLRAVFRLVDREHGALLANIARVMLALKVSGSNLTSVCKLVFKVTRHDTNDALFLEGNLLDLLLEAVACVPPLDQPEACVYGYGALKFLTMNSQLVSRLLNRGILELLVLHMKLIVSHQQETGSVPEQTHYALVQLTGTLRHVSSCERTFPLLLVTGAVPQVCALLDHFSHDQDVTANVVRILSIISTHEECCAAAAAHPATLPAAVAALRRHATSPAIVVRLAYALGNMMANSDDARWKLFSEDGFTETLLDLLMEYLRRDRHHQAEEIIDNLTPASGTPEDVMVKLIRVLANVSVHARVGPVLARSRTCLSLLISVLQHKAVDESEELVLSALATLNNLTFYTRDQPISALHTQLAECLCEMLPMDHVEGLVETIRVFGNLTHFRDIRDILTKRAVLEVLVEMLDCDSRELVYVCAGVLVNLMSDASRRSIFKDENGVLRMIDVLQYFGYGDWQLCSLACQVLWNYCASAADVEDTLGHKETEKLIFVLEEFLDDASYFNNPEVFGECDPETKDIVYQLWEDFAHVATKLLDRIEENPSALPVIGPS
- the LOC123753755 gene encoding armadillo repeat-containing protein 2 isoform X3, with product MFAVPEETEEGEEPGRTPRKTLGIPPRSSTLTTLHSLSSQDSEDKEENENSHNSSPSPESRPDDIKKVRLVGGSESITSSPLFQQLLNNVDLEVSDLESSLRLRREFHPTGQTPQVSGAPPEPARLLTEPRPPLLQSRIIGQVDDPLLAAKIGLKPPARVKKLERKKSISKRPGVDRDWRHAIEGRSSNQSTESEEAESEARSLDVAAPREAAVDQTVYYEEKIAPILDEINRAVGCAGIGEDVLGELVGKLYTCLEAGGLLGRHFRYRSQVLRAVFRLVDREHGALLANIARVMLALKVSGSNLTSVCKLVFKVTRHDTNDALFLEGNLLDLLLEAVACVPPLDQPEACVYGYGALKFLTMNSQLVSRLLNRGILELLVLHMKLIVSHQQETGSVPEQTHYALVQLTGTLRHVSSCERTFPLLLVTGAVPQVCALLDHFSHDQDVTANVVRILSIISTHEECCAAAAAHPATLPAAVAALRRHATSPAIVVRLAYALGNMMANSDDARWKLFSEDGFTETLLDLLMEYLRRDRHHQAEEIIDNLTPASGTPEDVMVKLIRVLANVSVHARVGPVLARSRTCLSLLISVLQHKAVDESEELVLSALATLNNLTFYTRDQPISALHTQLAECLCEMLPMDHVEGLVETIRVFGNLTHFRDIRDILTKRAVLEVLVEMLDCDSRELVYVCAGVLVNLMSDASRRSIFKDENGVLRMIDVLQYFGYGDWQLCSLACQVLWNYCASAADVEDTLGHKETEKLIFVLEEFLDDASYFNNPEVFGECDPETKDIVYQLWEDFAHVATKLLDRIEENPSALPVIGPS